In uncultured Desulfuromonas sp., the genomic stretch TGACGATGCTGTAAAGCATTACGAATAACCAGACGAATTTCATCGTTTTTAAAAGGCTTTGTCAGGTAGTCATAAGCCCCCTGCTTCATCGCCTCAACCGCTTGCTCCGTCGTGGAAAACGCTGTCATCATAATCACAGTTGTATCGGTGCCCTGCTCTTTGACACGAGCCAACAGGGATAACCCATCGAGATTAGGCATCCTGATATCGCTTAAGATCAGGTCATAGACAGTTTTATCAATGAGTTGGCAGGCGTGTTGACCATCTGAAGCCAGCTCAACCTGATAGCCTTCCCGCGACAACATAATCGAGAGAAACTCCCTCATGCTCTGTTCATCATCAACAACAAGAATCCGCTGTTTTTCTTTCACGAATGCGCCTCTTTCTTTATGCTGTCCGGGTTGAAGTCAATTTCAAAGCGCGCCCCGCCCAATGGATTTTCAAGGCATTCAACCGTCGCCTGATGAGCGGTCACGATGGCATGAATAATAGCCAGTCCGAGACCAGTTCCCTCAGCGCGCGATGAATAAAACGGTTCGAAAATCTGCTTCTTTTCGTCACCGTGGACCCCAGGACCATTATCGTCAACCCATAGGGCGTTTTTTGACGCGTCGAAACCGATGATTATTTTTTTCGGCGGCGTGGCAAATTGCTCGGCATTGACAAGTAAATTCCATAATGCCTGATGGATCTGCCCTGAATCAATAAGTAGACTCTTATCTTCTTTAATATCGAGGCGAAGATCAACAAAGGAGAACTTGGGATCAGTTTTGGCAAGGTCATAAACCTCGCCGATCAGGGATTTGACCGAAGAGAATTTCTTTTCCGGCGCCCGAGGTCGGGCAAAAACAAGAAAATCACTCAATAGTCTGTTAAGTCGTGAGGTTTCGCGATTGACAATCTCCAGGAGATGCTTATCGGAACCGTCAAGACAACTTTGTTCCGTTAACAACTGAACACTACCACTTAAAGACGCGAGAGGATTGCGAATTTCATGGGCGAGCCCGGCAGCCAATTTTCCCACGGCGGCGAGGCGTTCACCCAGCTGGAGATTTTGCTCAAGGCGTTTTGTTTCGGTCAAATCCTGAAAGGTAATCAACGTACCGGCTTGTTTTTGTTGAATATCACGAAACGGAAGGGCGTTAAATCCCAAAATTCTTTTCTCGCCACCAGGCTTTATATACGCAAATTCCCCCCGTTCAACAGGCTGAGAAAGCTTCTCCGGCGGCAACTGAGGAAAAATCTGAGTCAGAGGACTGCGGATGGCCTTGCTGACTGCAATACCACAGATGGCGACAGCGGCGAAGTTAAATGATCGGATCACCCCATCACCGTCAACAACAATCAGGCCGCTGGGAATATTATGCAAAATAATATGGTTCAACCGCTCCAACTCTGCATAGTCATGCCGCTCCTGTTCCAGAAGTGACTCCGAGTAGCGCATACGATTCGCAAGAATCGTTCCGAGAAAACCCGTCAGAAGAAATGCCGTCACGTTAAGAAACAGTCGATAAAAAACATCCGACGGGGTCATCTCCATGGCTCCGGGACCGGTGGGAAGATATCCATAGAATTGTAAATCGATCAGTCCGCCGTATAAAACAACAGCAGCCGCCACAGTTACGATGACATCGAAGCGCGTTGCCATCAATGCCGAACTCAATATAACGAAAATAAATAGAAACGAAAAAGGACTGGCCGTGCCGCCAGTCATATAGACCACCAGAATACTCAGCAGCAGATCCCAGACCAGTTGAAACTGAACAAACTGTCTGAGGTGATTTTGCCAGCGCAACAGCCACAGCAAAGAAAAGCAGATTTGAAAAAAAGTCAGCGATAAGAGAAAAATCAGACGTAAATCAGGGATAAAAAAAGATTGAAGCGATTGAGGGAACTCAAGAAAAACCGTTCCACCCAAAAACAGCGTGACAATAAAAGCCCGACCAAGCAAGTACCACAATAGGGCACTCACGGAGAAGGACAGAGGCTGATGGGCAAATATCTTGCCGCTGTCAAGAGCTGGCATGATCTGTTAGAACCGATTGTTTTCCAATTCGAGAATAGTGAACATAGCCAGACAACTTTCTTGTCATTTATTAACCGGCAACGGTACCGGCAATTTTGAAAATCGGCAAATACATGGCAATAACAAGACCACCAACGGTTGTCCCGAGAAACAGCATTAACAGTGGTTCCATCATTGCCGTCAGATTACCCACAGCATCATCGACTTCATCATCATAAAAGTCAGCGATTTTGTTCAACATGGTATCAATGGAGCCCGCCTGTTCACCAACGGCGATCATCTGACAAACCATTGGGGGGAAAACACCGGACTTTGTCAACGGCTCAGCAATCGTATTCCCTTCACTGATGCTCTGACGCACTCTCATGATGGCTTTTTCAACGGTCCGGTTTCCGGCTGTTTTGGAGACAATGTCCAGGCCATCCAGAATCGGCACACCACTGGAAACCATGGTCCCAAGGGTCCTGGTAAATTTTGCAACAGAGACTTTTCGTATTAACACACCAAAAACCGGCGCTTTAAGTGCCCACGCATCAATAACATCGCGTCCCTTCTCGGTAGAATAAATTTTCTTAAAAGTAAAAATGGTAAGAATAATCGCACCGATAATCACCAAAATATAATCCTGAACAAAGTTGCTCATGTTGATAACTATTTGCGTGGGCGCAGGCAAAGATCCGCCAAAGTCGGCAAACATTTTCTCAAATGCCGGGATAACGAAAACCAGGATAACGCCGACAACAATGGTGGCAATTGCCACAACCGTACTCGGGTAGGTCATGGCACTTTTCACCTGTTTCTTCAACTTCATGGCCTTTTCAATGTAAGCGGCAAGACGATTAAGGATGGTATCGAGAATACCACCGACTTCACCAGCGGCCACAAGGTTGACAAACAGGTCATCAAATGCTTTGGGATGTTTGCGCAAGGCATCCGCAAAGGTGGAACCGGATTCAACGTCCCCTTTTACTGTGAGAAGAATCCGTTTAAATGTCGAATTTGCCTGTTGAGAGGAAAGGATGTCCAGACATTGGACCAAGGGCAGACCAGCATCAATCATGGTTGCAAACTGGCGCGTGAATACGACGAGGTCTTTGGTGGTGACTTTTGGCTCGAAACCGGGGATTTTGAGCTCCATATCCATCCCCTTGCCTTTTTCCTTCACCTTGGTCGGCCTGATCCCCTGTCGGCGCAGCTGGGCCCTGACAATGGCCTCGCTAGGCGCTTCCATTTCCCCCTTCTGTACTTGTCCGCTGCGAGTTTTTCCTTCCCAAGAGAATGTAGCCATATATCACCTCTTTATCGTATAAACGAATTGCCCACCAAGATCAAAACTTTGATTTTTCAGATAGTACTTCAGTATAATTGAAATTGTATATTGTAGGGGCGGCTTCAGCCGCGAATTCCATCATAAAAAGGATCAATGACCAGAACCTTTCGCGAATAAATTCGCCCCTACAGGTGGTCATTCCGATGGCAAAATTGACTGTGTTCAAGCACTAGGTCATCTTCTTAGGTCCACTTTGCGTCCTTCGCAATTGCGCATCAGGATTGGCAATCATCTGCCGCAACTCATCACGTTCCGGCGAGCGTGCCATGGCATCATCGAGGGAAATCAGCTTGCGGTGATACAAACTGAACAACGACTGATTCATGGTCTGCATGCCATATTTTTCTTGGCCCATCTGCATTTGCGAATAAAGTTGATGGACTTTGTCATCACGAATCAAAGAGCGAATCGCGATATTCGGCACCATCACTTCTAGAGCCAATACGCGCCCTTTTCCTGATGCTTGCGGAATCAGAGTTTGCGACATGACGCCCTCAAGAACAAACGAAAGTTGCGTTCGAACCTGTGCCTGTTGATTGGTTGGAAACACATCGACAATGCGGTTGATCGTCTGCACACAACCATTGGTGTGTAATGTGGCAAAACACAAATGACCGGTTTCAGCAATAGTCAAAGCGGCTTCTATGGTTTCTAAATCACGCAACTCACCAAGGAGAACGACGTCAGGGTCCTGGCGCAAAATAGATTTCAAGGCGCGCTTGAACGACTGAGTATCGGAACCAACTTCGCGTTGGTTTACAATACAACCCTTATGCGGGTGGATATACTCAATGGGATCTTCGATGGTAATAATATGGTCATGGCGCTCCGCATTAATGGCATCAATCATTGACGCTAGCGTCGTTGATTTACCACTACCCGTCGGTCCTGTAACCAACACCAACCCCCGCGGGCGCTTAGAAATGTCTTTGACCACCGCTGGCAATCCCAGTTGCTCAAATGAGAGGAATTCGTAGGGGATGCGCCGAAAAGCCCCGGCGACAGCACCACGTTGGATATAAACGTTGCCGCGAAAACGTGCCAATCCTTTAACACCAAAGGAAAGGTCCAGCTCATTTTCTTCTTCGAGTTTACGTTTCTGCGCATCGGTGAGAATGCTGTAGCACAATTTTTTAGTATCGGCCGGCATTAATACCGGGTGATTCAACGGTTTGATTTCGCCGTCAATACGTATTTGGGGCGCAGCTCCTGTGGTCACATGAAGATCCGACGCTCCGGAGTCGACCATCACCTTGAGAAAATCATGTATCGTTGCCATGCAATCTCCCATTGTACTCCAGCAAGGTGCTGGACGGTGCTAAGGATTAATTAGATAAACATCTATTGTGCTGATTATGACAAATTTTTTTAATTTCTCAAATTATTTCAAAGATTTTCCGATCAATCATCGGCCACGGTACAACGGATCACCTCTTCAAAAGACGTAACGCCTTCCTTAAGCTTCTTCAAGGCGGCCTGACGCATGGTTCGCACGCCAAGTCGCATGGATTCGCGCTTAATTTCAGCCGTGTTTGCTCCAGCTAAAACCATTTCACGGATTTCGTCAAACATCGGCATGACTTGGTAAATACCAACACGCCCTTTGTAACCACTATCGTTGCAGTTACTGCACCCTTTGCCTTTGTAGCAGACAAAATCATCCACCTCGTCAGGGGCAACACCGGCATCGAGAAGCGCTTGTTTGGAAACCTCCTCAACTTCTTTACATTCTGAACACAGTCGACGACCGAGGCGCTGGGCAGTAATCAGGTTGACGGCAGAAGCGACCAGGAAAGGTTCAATGCCCATGTTCAACAGACGGTTAATGGTACTGGGCGCATCATTGGTATGCAGTGTTGACAGTACCAGGTGACCGGTCAAAGCCGCTTTGACGCCAATTTCAGCCGTTTCAAAGTCACGGATCTCGCCAATCATGATGATGTCGGGATCTTGACGGAGAAAAGCGCGCAACGCGCTGGCAAAGTTGAGACCGATCTCTTCATGCATTTGTACTTGGTTGATCCCGGCAAAGTTAAACTCGACAGGATCTTCCGCCGTTGAAATATTTTCCGTGGTTTTGTTCAGCTCGCCGAGTGCCGAATAGAGTGAAACGGTTTTACCACTCCCCGTCGGTCCAGTTACCAGAACCATGCCGAACGGTTTGCTGATCTCCTGCTTAAACCACTTGAGAGACTCTTCTTCATAACCCAGCTTGGTCATATCCAACTGCAAATTGGATTTATCAAGAAGCCGCAGACAGATTTTTTCGCCAAACAGTGTTGGCAGACAGTTAACCCGGTAGTCCATGTCTTTGCCACCAGGCAGCTTAATTTTAATCCGACCGTCCTGAGGCAAACGCCGCTCGGCAATATCCATCTCAGACAGGATTTTAATCCGTGAGGTGATGGCGTTTTTCAGTTTAATCGGCGGCTTCATCACCTCATAGAGCACACCGTCAATCCGGTAGCGAACACGAAAGGTCTTTTCATAAGGCTCGATATGAATATCGGAAGCCCCTTTTTTAATGGCATCGGTCAAAATCAGATTAACCAGTTTAACAACCGGGGCCTCTTCCGTTGCCATCTGTAGTTCATTAAGATCGACCTGATCATCTTCATCAACGACTTCAAGATCAATATCATCCAGATCGCCCATGACGTCAGCCAATGATGCCGACTGGTCGTAGTAACGGTCAATGGCATCTTTGATGGCACTTTCCGTTGCCACCACCACCTCGACGTTATGGCCAGTCATGAACTTAATGTCATCGATAGCGAAGATGTTGGAAGGGTCGCTCATGGCGACAATCAGAGTGGAGCCAGCCCGGTTGATAGGAACCAAGTGGTATTTTTGAACCACATCACCGGAGATCAGCTTGACAACATCGGTATCGACTTCAAATTCAGCAAGGTTGATCGCCGGTGCGCCATACTGGCGTGATAAAAAGGCCGCAAGGTCGTTTTCACTGATATATTTCAAACGGATCAATGTTGCAACGAACCGTTCCTTATTCATTTTCTGTTCACCAATTGCCTTGCTGACCTGATCTTCCGTCAACAGGTTATTGCGAACCAGCAGTTCCCCTAACCGATTAGTTGCCATAAAGCTTCTTCCGCCTAGCTGTTTAATTGATAACTCGAAAGTAAAGACGAATCAGCGCAATGCCCGCGTCATTGCGTGCCCGGGATCTTTGCCGGTCCACAAACGGAATGCCGCCTCGCCTTGGGCGATCAACATTCCCAGACCATCACAGCTGTTGTGCCCCCGTTCACGAGCCGCCTGCACCAGAGGCGTTCCCTGAGCTGAATAAATCATGTCATAAAAGGCACTCTGTTTCCTTACAACGTGCCATGGTATCACATTAAAGGATTCACCGGAAAGACCTAATGATGTCGAGTTGACAATTAAATCAGCTTCAGAGACAACATTGGCCAAGGCATCGCATGTCAGTGAACTGACAAGGAAATCAACCCCCGGAAAAGACCCCTGATAACGCTCTACAAGTTGCTGTGCCCGGTCGACAGTACGGTTAGCAATCGTCAATCTTTTTACCCCTTGTTGAGCCAGAGCGACAATGGCTGACCGAGCTGCACCACCAGCGCCGAGAACCATAACGTTTTTTTGGTACACATCAACGTTGAGATCCGCTTTAAGGGAATGCACCAGCCCCAATCCGTCGGTGTTGTATCCGACAAACGCATTTCCCTCGCGAACAATCGTGTTCACAGCGCCGATCAGAGCAGCTTCTTCATCCAGGCGATCCACAAAGGCACAAACCTTCTCTTTATGAGGGACGGTGACGTTAACGCCCTGTACCTGTAACGCTTTTAAACCGGCAACGGCTTCTTCCAATCCTTCCGGCAGCACATGAAAAGGAACGTAAACCGCATCAATTCCCAAAGCAGTAAAAGCAGCATTTTGCATCACCGGCGACTGGGAATGTTGCACGGGATCACCCAAAATGCCGTAAACCTTAGTTTTACCTGAAATGATCATGCATCATCCTGTTCAAACGTGAGGTACTCACGATATTCAATAATGCGAGTCCTCTCCAAGCAGTGATGCGCCTGTGCGACATCCTGTTCAATGGCATGAATCAAAGCGTCTTTATCGGCAAATTTTCTTTGATCCCGCAACTTTTTCACAAAATACAACCGCATGGTCTGATCGTACACATCCTGCTCAAAATCAAACAGATGCGCTTCGATGGTCAACGGATAGTCACCAAAGGTTGTTTTGCAGCCAATACTCACCACCGACTTGTATTCCTTACCATTGACCATCGCAATACAGGCATAAACGCCACTGGCGGGAATCAGCTCTTTTTCAGTAGCAAGGTTGGCCGTGGCAAAACCGAGATTATGGCCACGGCCGTCGCCGTGCACCACCTGACCTTCAAAATTAAAATGTCGCCCCAACAACGCAACGACGCCCTCAACATCACCCGAAAGGACGTGCTGACGTACACGGGTAGAGCTGACCACCTGCCCTTGTTTTTGCACCGGACCAAATACATCAACGACAAAGCCCTTACGCCGCCCCTGCTCGCGTAAAAACTCAATGGAGCCACTACGCCCCTTGCCGAAAGCGTAATCATAACCGACAACCAGATGTTTCAAACCAATGCGCTCGAGAAGAATCTTGTCAACAAATTGTTCTGGATCCAAGGCAGCCAACTCGCGGGTAAAAGGGAGGATCAGCAAAACATCGACACAGGAAGCGCCAATAAGTCGCTCGCGTTCCTGAGGTGTATTGATCAGACGGGGTGCACGGTCAGATGCCAGCAATTTCAACGGATGAGGTTCAAAGGTACAGACAATAGAGGTCCCCCCTTCCTTGCGGGCACTGTGCAACACCGAACGAAAAATTTCCCGATGACCAAGATGGACACCATCAAAATTCCCCAGCGTAACGACCGCATGCTCGAAGGGCTGTTCTATTTCCGATAAATCGCGAATAACGTTCATAACACTCAATCACTCACAGGTTGTTACTCAAAGCTGTCCGTTTCTTTGCCCGCACGGTATGGATATATGTGATGGTCAAAACCGCATAAATCCGCTGGGCCGGCTGAGAGGATCAGCGGCGAACCGACCGGCTGTCGCCAACCTTTGGACGCCACAAGCCGTCCAGCTGAAGACTCGCCCAACTACCGTCGCCGTTTGCGACGCTCCCCCAACCGACGACGACGCGACACGTGTAGCGACACGTCAAGATCAGGCAGAATAAAATCTATTTCGCGGGCTGCCGATTTGATTTGCCAGACTTCAACCTCAACCGTATCGCCGACCTGAAAAGTCTTTCGCCGGGCTTGTCCGACCAAAATCAGCTTCTCTTCGTCAAAAACATAATAATCGTCGCCTAAGGTGCGGATATGAACCAGCCCCTCAACGAAAAATTCATCCAGCTCAACAAAAAAGCCGAACGCATTTACCGACGTGATGTAACCACTGTAGCGCATGCCAATCTTGTCTTCCATAAACTGGCATTTACGCAAATCGACAATATCACGCTCAGCTTCCATGGCACGCCGCTCAGCCGCAGTCGCCGCATCCGCCAGGCGCGACAACGGTTCGTCGGCTTCCCAAGCTGCATTGCCCTCAAGAATCTGCAATAACAACCGATGAACCAGCAGATCCGGGTAACGTCGAATCGGTGAGGTAAAGTGGCAGTAGGCGTCACTGGCCAAGCCAAAATGACCTGAATTTTCAGCATCATAACGTGCTTGCTTCATACTGCGCAACAGAATACGATTCACACTGAATTCCAGGCTGGTACCTTCGACTTCATGAAGAAGGCGACGCAACTCACCTGCAGAGATGCCGTCATCATCCAGGGTGATTCCCAGATTAAGTGTAGCCAGAAATTGCTGAAATGATTGCATGGAACGAATATCGGGAGATTCATGAATCCGAAACATGCCCGTCTCGCGCCGTGAGAGGATAAATTCGGCCACAGCTTCATTGGCACACAACATGAACTCTTCAATCAAACGATGAGAATCCAGGCGACTGCGACGCCCGATACGCACAATACGCCCAGCCTCATCAAAAAGGACATTCGCTTCCGGCAGATCAAAATCAATGGCACCACGATGCAAGCGGCGATGGCGTAACGCCTGTGCCAGATGCTGCATTTGGTGCAACATCTCCGTCAAAGAAGCGTTCACCGGTATTACAGGGTCATTGCCGTCAAGAACCTGCTGAACCTGTTCATAAACAAGACGTTGCTGACTGCGGATCGTCGCTCGATACGCCTGAAAATCCAGGCGGCGGCCCAGATCATCAAAGGTTATTTCCGCAACAACAACCAGACGATCTTTTTCAGGTTGCAACGAACAGATACCGTTGCTGAGCGCCTGCGGCAACATAGGCAGACAGCGGCTAGGGAAGTACACACTGGTTCCCCGCTCGCGCGCTTCACGATCCAGGGCAGACCCCTCAGCGACATAATAGTCGACATCGGCGATGGCGACATGGAGCTTCCAATGACCATCTTTTGCGTGTGACAGACATACCGCATCATCAAAATCACGTGCATCGGCACCATCAATTGTGACAAATGGCAGCGCACGCAAATCGGGTCGCTCAGCAACAACCTTTGCCTGCACTTCCGTGGCAACCTCAGCTGCAGCCTGCTCGACTGCCGCTGAAAAACGGCTGGGGATCCCCAGCCGGTGAACCGTACTGAGGATATCAACCTCCGGGCTCCCTACAGCCCCGAGAACGTCAACGATATGACCAAGTCCGTTCTCATGCATGGCCGGATAACGGTCGATGCGCAGGACAACAACCTGCCCCACAAGCAAAGACACATCTCGGCTGCGATCATCAACA encodes the following:
- a CDS encoding type II secretion system F family protein, translating into MEAPSEAIVRAQLRRQGIRPTKVKEKGKGMDMELKIPGFEPKVTTKDLVVFTRQFATMIDAGLPLVQCLDILSSQQANSTFKRILLTVKGDVESGSTFADALRKHPKAFDDLFVNLVAAGEVGGILDTILNRLAAYIEKAMKLKKQVKSAMTYPSTVVAIATIVVGVILVFVIPAFEKMFADFGGSLPAPTQIVINMSNFVQDYILVIIGAIILTIFTFKKIYSTEKGRDVIDAWALKAPVFGVLIRKVSVAKFTRTLGTMVSSGVPILDGLDIVSKTAGNRTVEKAIMRVRQSISEGNTIAEPLTKSGVFPPMVCQMIAVGEQAGSIDTMLNKIADFYDDEVDDAVGNLTAMMEPLLMLFLGTTVGGLVIAMYLPIFKIAGTVAG
- the pilB gene encoding type IV-A pilus assembly ATPase PilB; the encoded protein is MATNRLGELLVRNNLLTEDQVSKAIGEQKMNKERFVATLIRLKYISENDLAAFLSRQYGAPAINLAEFEVDTDVVKLISGDVVQKYHLVPINRAGSTLIVAMSDPSNIFAIDDIKFMTGHNVEVVVATESAIKDAIDRYYDQSASLADVMGDLDDIDLEVVDEDDQVDLNELQMATEEAPVVKLVNLILTDAIKKGASDIHIEPYEKTFRVRYRIDGVLYEVMKPPIKLKNAITSRIKILSEMDIAERRLPQDGRIKIKLPGGKDMDYRVNCLPTLFGEKICLRLLDKSNLQLDMTKLGYEEESLKWFKQEISKPFGMVLVTGPTGSGKTVSLYSALGELNKTTENISTAEDPVEFNFAGINQVQMHEEIGLNFASALRAFLRQDPDIIMIGEIRDFETAEIGVKAALTGHLVLSTLHTNDAPSTINRLLNMGIEPFLVASAVNLITAQRLGRRLCSECKEVEEVSKQALLDAGVAPDEVDDFVCYKGKGCSNCNDSGYKGRVGIYQVMPMFDEIREMVLAGANTAEIKRESMRLGVRTMRQAALKKLKEGVTSFEEVIRCTVADD
- the aroE gene encoding shikimate dehydrogenase, with the protein product MIISGKTKVYGILGDPVQHSQSPVMQNAAFTALGIDAVYVPFHVLPEGLEEAVAGLKALQVQGVNVTVPHKEKVCAFVDRLDEEAALIGAVNTIVREGNAFVGYNTDGLGLVHSLKADLNVDVYQKNVMVLGAGGAARSAIVALAQQGVKRLTIANRTVDRAQQLVERYQGSFPGVDFLVSSLTCDALANVVSEADLIVNSTSLGLSGESFNVIPWHVVRKQSAFYDMIYSAQGTPLVQAARERGHNSCDGLGMLIAQGEAAFRLWTGKDPGHAMTRALR
- the rnr gene encoding ribonuclease R yields the protein MPFSIAEIIRQLQRFERQPFSINELLGELNLSRSLRRKLVQFLDSLVVAGLIKHMRRGRYRVNRPLKLVRASLKHQSSGHGVLTDFDDGHELYVASFRLGGAMDGDEVMALELPDSRGRRPEGWIVEVVKRSRETLLGVCEKKSRQGDVVFRSEQGGLTFDVDDRSRDVSLLVGQVVVLRIDRYPAMHENGLGHIVDVLGAVGSPEVDILSTVHRLGIPSRFSAAVEQAAAEVATEVQAKVVAERPDLRALPFVTIDGADARDFDDAVCLSHAKDGHWKLHVAIADVDYYVAEGSALDREARERGTSVYFPSRCLPMLPQALSNGICSLQPEKDRLVVVAEITFDDLGRRLDFQAYRATIRSQQRLVYEQVQQVLDGNDPVIPVNASLTEMLHQMQHLAQALRHRRLHRGAIDFDLPEANVLFDEAGRIVRIGRRSRLDSHRLIEEFMLCANEAVAEFILSRRETGMFRIHESPDIRSMQSFQQFLATLNLGITLDDDGISAGELRRLLHEVEGTSLEFSVNRILLRSMKQARYDAENSGHFGLASDAYCHFTSPIRRYPDLLVHRLLLQILEGNAAWEADEPLSRLADAATAAERRAMEAERDIVDLRKCQFMEDKIGMRYSGYITSVNAFGFFVELDEFFVEGLVHIRTLGDDYYVFDEEKLILVGQARRKTFQVGDTVEVEVWQIKSAAREIDFILPDLDVSLHVSRRRRLGERRKRRR
- a CDS encoding ATP-binding protein — its product is MPALDSGKIFAHQPLSFSVSALLWYLLGRAFIVTLFLGGTVFLEFPQSLQSFFIPDLRLIFLLSLTFFQICFSLLWLLRWQNHLRQFVQFQLVWDLLLSILVVYMTGGTASPFSFLFIFVILSSALMATRFDVIVTVAAAVVLYGGLIDLQFYGYLPTGPGAMEMTPSDVFYRLFLNVTAFLLTGFLGTILANRMRYSESLLEQERHDYAELERLNHIILHNIPSGLIVVDGDGVIRSFNFAAVAICGIAVSKAIRSPLTQIFPQLPPEKLSQPVERGEFAYIKPGGEKRILGFNALPFRDIQQKQAGTLITFQDLTETKRLEQNLQLGERLAAVGKLAAGLAHEIRNPLASLSGSVQLLTEQSCLDGSDKHLLEIVNRETSRLNRLLSDFLVFARPRAPEKKFSSVKSLIGEVYDLAKTDPKFSFVDLRLDIKEDKSLLIDSGQIHQALWNLLVNAEQFATPPKKIIIGFDASKNALWVDDNGPGVHGDEKKQIFEPFYSSRAEGTGLGLAIIHAIVTAHQATVECLENPLGGARFEIDFNPDSIKKEAHS
- a CDS encoding bifunctional riboflavin kinase/FAD synthetase; amino-acid sequence: MNVIRDLSEIEQPFEHAVVTLGNFDGVHLGHREIFRSVLHSARKEGGTSIVCTFEPHPLKLLASDRAPRLINTPQERERLIGASCVDVLLILPFTRELAALDPEQFVDKILLERIGLKHLVVGYDYAFGKGRSGSIEFLREQGRRKGFVVDVFGPVQKQGQVVSSTRVRQHVLSGDVEGVVALLGRHFNFEGQVVHGDGRGHNLGFATANLATEKELIPASGVYACIAMVNGKEYKSVVSIGCKTTFGDYPLTIEAHLFDFEQDVYDQTMRLYFVKKLRDQRKFADKDALIHAIEQDVAQAHHCLERTRIIEYREYLTFEQDDA
- a CDS encoding type IV pilus twitching motility protein PilT; this translates as MATIHDFLKVMVDSGASDLHVTTGAAPQIRIDGEIKPLNHPVLMPADTKKLCYSILTDAQKRKLEEENELDLSFGVKGLARFRGNVYIQRGAVAGAFRRIPYEFLSFEQLGLPAVVKDISKRPRGLVLVTGPTGSGKSTTLASMIDAINAERHDHIITIEDPIEYIHPHKGCIVNQREVGSDTQSFKRALKSILRQDPDVVLLGELRDLETIEAALTIAETGHLCFATLHTNGCVQTINRIVDVFPTNQQAQVRTQLSFVLEGVMSQTLIPQASGKGRVLALEVMVPNIAIRSLIRDDKVHQLYSQMQMGQEKYGMQTMNQSLFSLYHRKLISLDDAMARSPERDELRQMIANPDAQLRRTQSGPKKMT